The genomic segment GACGTAAACGACCACCGCAAGGACGACCAAGAAGTCGAGCCCTACTGCGGTGTAGAACCACCGGAGGGGGTACGAGCCCCGACCCAAATCCTTGAGAGAATCCTTCTGCTTGTAGAAAAACCCCGTGTTCGGCGGTTGACACCTCGGACACCGCTTCCCGTCGAGTTCTTTGTTGTACGGCAGTTCTGTATTACACACGTCGCAACGGAGATACTTGTAGACGTTCGGGTCGACCGGACCCTTACTGTCGTTCTTCGGGATGAGTGTTTTCGCGCTGGCGCCGGCGACCGCCAACCCGCCCAGGACCACAAAGACGACCTGCACCCAACGTTTCCTCAGGTATTTGGCGATTCTTCGCGATCGATTTTTTGTCGCCGACATCCCCGGACACTCCTGCCTGACCGAGCCGACCTGCGCCTCGTACATCCGACTCTCACACCGGCGACCGAGCCGACCGAAAAAATGGTGCCAACGGCACTGCTCATTGGTCGAGGTAGCCGGAAGCAATACCCTCCGAGGCCGTCAGGAGCCGCCGGATGGTGATCGGGTCGATGTCGTCACGGATGAAAGTCACGTGGCCGTCCATGAAAACGACGTTGACTCCGTTGCCGTGGAAACTGAACGGTTCGCCGTTGGGCCCACAGTCCTGGGCGGTCCACGGGCATGTCGTTGGGCCGCCCAGCGGGCGGGCGTTGTTGTTCAAAATCTTCGTGTTAGCGGGCGCGGTTCCGATCGGCGGCCCGGATATCGTGGTAGCGGACTGCGGCTCGCCCCACCGCCACACGTTCACTTTGGTACCACCGGACGGAAGCAGATCGGCGGTCGCGCCGCCGGCGTTCGGGTCCGTAACGGTAGACGTTCCAAAGTGCTCCGTACGGCCGGCCATTTCGACGATCCCAATGGTGTTGCTCGTACCGTCCAGGATCTGAGTGACGGGCCCAGGCGGATCGATGAATGCTCCGAAGTCCTGGATTCCGGGGAAGGCGGGAGGGGTGGCGCCGCCAGGGTAAAATCCCCTCAGAGGTCCGCCGGGAGTCCAGGCCGGGTTAATCTGGCACGCGGCGACGGGTGCGAAGTCGGTTAAGCCGAATCCGAGGCTGTCCGCCCCGGTCGTGGCGCGCAGCGGGTTGCTGGGGCAGAGGAACGTGTTGATTGCATTCTGAGCCGCGGGAACGTTACTGCTCGAAAAATTATAGCCGGATTTTGGAGCCCCAAAGCTCTGGTAGACGTCATTGTGCTCGACGTACGGTAAAAGCTGAGTGAACACGGACTGGAGGTTGCTGGTGTCCGGAGCCGGCCAAACCGGAGTCGCCGTCGATTGGTTGTTGAACCCGACCGACGGCAGCACCCGGCGGTCCACTTCGTAGGAAAGATACGCGATTCCTATTTGCCGCAGGTTGTTCGAACATTGAATCCGTGCGGCGGCCTCGCGCGCCTTCTGCACGGCCGGTAGCAGGAGTGAAATCAGGATGGAAATAATGGCGATAACGACCAGTAACTCGATCAGGGTGAACGCCCGGCGGGTGCGGAAACCTGATGAGGCGGCGAACGATCGCATGGTTGACTCGGAAGGATGGATGCGGAGAGATAAAACGGGATCGTGGGAATCCTAAGACCGAGGCGGTCGATCCATCAACGCGCCCGCTCAACACGACCCGGGGTCGGCTGAGCGGGCGGCAACCAATGATCCCCACCCGGGCGACGGGCGAGGAGAGGTTTGGGTTGGCTTAGAAGTCGACGGTCGGCGGGGCGACGCCTTCGATCGGGGTCAACAGCCGGAGGAAGGTGGCCGAGTCCACGTCGTCCCGCATGAAGGTCACGTGGCCGTCGCAGAACAGGACGTTGCACCCGTTCGCGTGGAAGCTGAAGGCCTCGTCGTTCGGGCCGCAGTTGGTGACGGTCCAGGGGCACTGGGCCGGGCCGCCGATCGGGACGTTGAAGTTGTTGATGACCTTGAAGTTCTTCTGGCCGTAGGTCACGGACGGGCTGGCGCTGTTCGGTCCCGAGACGCCGTTCGCGGTGTCGGGTTCGGCCCACCGCCACGCGGCGCGGTGGCCGGAGTTGGACGCGGGGAGTTGAGCGCCGACGCCGTCGAGGTAGTGCGGCGTACCGAGCCCTTCGACCCGACCGACGTCTTCGACCATGGCGATCGTGTGGGCCAGACCGTCGATGATGTCGCTCTGGACGGGCCCTTGAGCCCCGTTGTTGGCGGTCGTGATGTTCGGCAGGGCGGCGGCCACCTTCTGCGTGTTCACAATGAACATCCCGTTGCCGCCGGCCCCGACGAGGGAAGCGGGGGCGTTCGGGTCGTTGATGGTGACTTGGCCGCCCGGGAAGGCGGTGGTAGCGACCGCGTTCACGGAGTTGGCGTAGTTGGCGTTGAGGGCGCCGGGCCACCGGCCGATGCCGGTCGTCGAACCGAGGGGCACGCCCCCGGTGCTAGCGGTCAAGCTGACGGAGGGGGTGCTGCTCAGGTTGGTGTACGCGATCGGCATGTAGTCGCAGTAGCCGAAGCCCAGGGAGTCGGTCCCGGTGCGCGGGCGCAGCGGGTTGGTGGGGCAGAGGAATTCCTGGATGACGGATTGCGCGGCGGCGATGTTCCCGGGCGTCGCGTTGTACGGCAGGGTCAGGTCGTCGAACAGTTGGTAGATGTCGTTGTGTTCGACGTACGGCAGCAGGTGGGTGAACATCGACTGCGTGTAGAACGCGGTCCCCTGGCCGCTCGCGGCGAGGGCTTCACCGGACGCCGGGAAGCAGCGGTTGTTGTCGTGGTACGTGTGCAGACCGATGCCGATCTGCCGCATGTTGTTCGCGCAGGTGGTGCGGGCGGCCGCTTCGCGGGCCTTTTGGATGGCCGGCAGCAAGAGGGCGATGAGCAGCGCGATGATCGCAATGACCACCAGCAGCTCGATCAACGAGAAACCCTTGCGGGCCCCGCGTCGCAGCGTCGAGAGGCGCATCTACTGTAGCTCCTAAGACGTAAAGACGAGAGTCGACCCGCGAAACCGCTTACATGCGATTCATATGGCGACCGGGGCGACGCGGAGTATCCTAGCCGCGACAATCACGTCAGCCAGTTGAGTCTCATGAATACGTGGTTAAGTTGTGGTGAAGCCAATGTTTCGCGACACGACATATCGGTATTAGTGATGCCCTTTCTCCTGCGACGCATCTGTGCGGCCCCGCCATATCACACGCCTAACAGGAGCACGAAAGCTCGCTCGCCACGGCGTCCGAACGACCCCGCCACTCCCACTCGGTTTCTTGGATTTTCTTCTCCTGATATGAACCGAGTGTGCAAAGGCTCACGGCTAATTCGTTCGGCTAGCAGGCATATCAGTTCGGGTATAGACTTTGCGAAGTACGAAATCGCCGTCAGGAAGACTACGGGCCGATCGTGAATTTACGGCAAAGAATACATGAGCAAACGGCGCGGGCGTGTGTATTCTCAATCAACTTTTATCCACGCCGGCTGCTAAATAGACGGAACACACACACTAATCGGTACGGGCGCTGAGCTGATCTGGTTTGAAGATTTCGTCATTTCCTGTCAAACACCGACTACCTTTCGCAACTTCACACAACCTACACGTGCCGCCCGCTACCATACTGATCTTTGAAACGCTAAATGTACTTGATGACCAGCCGTTCCCGCACCCTTGACCTGCCGGTGGCCCCATGACGCACGACCCCGTGGCCGAGGTGCCGCCCCTCTCCCTGCCGGGGGGAGGCACGACCGACCGCTCGTACGACCTCCACTTCCGGGCCGCGACCGCCGCCCTCCAGCGGTGCGATTACAACCTCGCCGCCGCCGAGTACACGCACTGCGTCCAACTCGACCCGTCCCGGGCGGAGGCGTTCGCCCGCCGCGGGGACGTCTGGAAGGTTCTCGGCCGGTACGACGTCGCGATCGCCGACTACTCCCAGTACATGCGGGTCGATCCGCGGAGTGAGGCCGTCGTCTTCGGCCGCGGCCAGTTGTTCGCCTTCCTCGACCGGCACAAGGACGCGGTCGCCGATTTCGACACCGCCATCGAAATCAACCCGGCGAACGCGGCCGCCTACCTCAGCCGCGGGCAATCCCGCGCCCGGTTCGGGGACGCCCCCGGCGCCGCCGCCGATTTCGGCCGGGCGATCGAACTGGCCCCGGGCAACGGCGTCGCGTACCTCGAGCGCGGGACGGCCCTGATCGACCTCCAACAGTACAAGGAGGCCATCGGCGACCTGACCCGCGCCGTCCAACTCAACCCCTTTCTCGGCGCGGCCGTAGCACGCCGGGCGGAAGCGCACGGGAAACTCGGGCAGTACGAGTTGGCCGCCGCCGACCTGTCCGAGGCCCTCCGCCTCGATCCCCTGAACCCCCAACTGTACGCCATCCGCGGCGACATCCACCTCCGCCTCAAGTCGGTGGAAGCGGCCCTGCAGGATTACGCCGAGGCCCTCCGACTGGCCCCGGGTAACCCCGACCTGCTCGCCCGCCGCGGGATGGTTTGCCTGGAAGCTAAGCGGTATGACGAGGCGGCCGCCGACCTGACCGAGGTCCTGCGCCTCGTGCCCGGCAAACCCGAGTGGCTGCGGGCGCGGGGCGAAGCCCGCCTGCAAAAGGGCGAGCCGGATCTCGCACTGGCGGACTTCTCCGAGGCGGCCCGTAAGGCTCCGAACTACGGGCCGGCGTACCTCGGGCAGGCCCGCGTGTGCATCTCGCGGGGGGATTTCGGGATGGCCATCCCGTACCTCGACCGGGCGGCCGAGTTGGCCCCGAACCTGGCCGAGGTGTTTTACCAGCGGGCCCGCTGTCACCTCAACCAGGACCGGGCGGCCCTCGCCGAGATCGACGCCGCCCGCGCGATCGAACTGACGCCCGACGACCCGGCCCCGCGGCAGTTGCGGGCGGAGATCGCGATCCGCGGCGAGCGCTACGAGGAGGCTTACGACGACCTGGCCAATCTGGTCCGGCTGACGCCGAACGACCCGGCGGTCTTCCTCCTGCGGGGTAAGCTGGAGTTCCGCCGCAAGCGTCTAGACGCGGCCGTCCAGGACCTGACGATCACGCTCAAGATGAACCCGTCCCTGACGGAAGCCCTCGCCGAGCGGGCGACCGTGTTCCGCGCCCAGCGGCGGCACTACGACGCCTTGAACGACTTGATCTCGGCCGTCCACCAGAACCCGAAATACTCGGCCGAATACCTCGTCCAGCGTGGCATCGTCCACGGCAGTCAGGGCGAATACAACCGGGCGATCGCGGACTTCCTGGTCGCGCTCCAACTCGACCCCGAGAACAAGGGGGCGGCCAAGGGGAAGGAACTCGTCTCCCAGTTGCGTGACCAGCAAGGGCCGCACGGCCCCGCACAAGGCGCGGACGACCAGCACGCGGAAGCCGAGCGTGTGTTGAGTGGCGACGCCGGCGGCCCCAAGAGAGTCACGCACTGGAAATCCCCGGTCCAACCCCGGGGCGTACCCGGAGGGAGCGTACCCGGAGGAGGGGGCCAACGCCTGGGCGCGGCGGCAGCGCGGCTGCCCCAGACGGCCCGCGTCCCCCGGACGTCTCGCATCCCGAAGCCGAAGCCGCGACCCATCGAGGCACCCGCCGAGGTCGTGCCGGACGAGGAACCCGTCGTCGTGGCCTACGACCCGTCCTTCGAGGCGGAAGGGGCGGTGGCGCTGGCCGATCCCGACGTGACCGTCGAGCGGGAACCCCGGACGGCCCGCACCGCGCTCAAAGCCCGGAAACCGGTCTCGACCAAACTCAAAGACAAGCCGGATACCCGGAAACCCGCCCCCACGCGATCTGAAAAGTCGGCCCCCACCCGCCCGGCCGCCCCGGCGCTCGAACCGCTCTCGACCAAGTTGGCCGCGCCCCCGCTGAAACCCGCGGGTTTTCCAAACAAGACGGCTACGTCCCAGGCCCTGAGACCGAAGAAGAAAGCGGCCAAGGCGAAGCAGAGTTTTTGGAAGGGGCTGTTCAAACCGGCGGACGACGAAGAAGAAAGCAAGCTCCGTAAGTACGGGAAGTTCGCCGTCATCCCGATCGGACTTCTGGCCGGGGCATTTACCCTTTACAACGCGCTGGGGCTCGGCGAACCGTCGTTGGACGACATCATCAAGAAGGGGAAAACGTTTTCCGTGCCCGTCGCCGCCACGGTCACGGCCGAGCAACTGTGGTCCGAGAGCGAGAAGGATTCGAGAAAATACGCGACCAAGTACGTCGAGGTGTCGGGCGCGGTCAGGAAAGTGATTTCGGAGCCCCGAAAGAACGCGGTCGTCCTGGAAAGCCCGAACGCCAACTTCGGCGTCGAGGTCGACTTCAACACCAAGGACGACGTTCAGGCGATAAAAGCCGGCGACAAGGTGGTGATGACGGGAGAGGTCCAGCCCAAACAGGCGAACGCGAATCTGTCCCTCCGCGACGGGCGCGTCAAGCCGAAGCAGTAATTGACCGCGACTGACGACACGAACGCTTGGGGCTGTTGGCGTTACCAAGGAAGAACAAGCTCCCGACCGGCGGGAATGCGGACACGATTCACGGTCGAGAGTGGGCATGGGTATCGCAACGGAAAAAGCGCCCGGCGGTTCGCGTAACCCGCTGGCGATCGGTTTCGGCCTCGTCGTACTCACCTTGGTCGCATACTGGGGCGTCTGGAACTTCGGGTTCTTTTCTTACGACGACGACCAGTACGTGTTCAACAACCCGGCCGTCCGCGGGGGGCTCGGACCGGCCGGTTGGGTTTACGCCTGGACCTCGTTCGACATGGGTCACTGGCAGCCCGTCACGTGGTTGTCGTTCGAACTCGACGCGACGCTGTTCGGAGTTCGGCCCGCGGCTTACCACGCGACCAACCTGACCCTCCACGTCTGTAACGTCCTGCTCGTGTTCGCGGTGCTGCGTAAGCTCTCCGGGGCAGTCTGGCGCAGTGCCCTCGTCGCGGCCCTGTTCGCGGTTCACCCGATGCACGTCGAATCCGTGGCGTGGGTGTCCGAGCGGAAGGACGTGCTGAGTACGCTTTTTTTCCTCCTCACCCTGCTCGCCTACGCCTGGTACGCGGAGCGCCCTTCCTGGCGGCGACTGGCGGCGGTGTCGGCCGCGATGGCCGCCGGCTTGCTCGCCAAGACCATGCTCGTCACCCTTCCCTTCGTACTGCTACTACTCGACTATTGGCCCCTCCGCCGGCTGACGCCGTTTGGCGTTTCCGCGGCGCGCGTCGATCCTGGTCCTGAGGGTATAGCGCGCCCATTCGGTCGGCTCTTGTTGGAAAAACTCCCGTTGTTCGCACTCGCGATCGCCGGCTGCGTCATGGCGATCGTGCCCCAACCGGCCGCGGGCGCACTGACCGCGCTCCCACTGGAAGCGCGGCTGCAAAACGCCTGCACGGCTTACGGAATGTATCTGTGGAAGACGGCCGTGCCGAATGATCTGGCCGTACTCTACCCGCGAACCACGAACTACCCGCAGGTCGCCGAATCCGTCGGCATCGCGGCTCTGGTGCTGGCGATCACTGGCGCGGCCCTGGTCACGGGCCGACGGTATCCTTACGTCGCGGTCGGGTGGTGTTGGTTCGTCGGGGCGTTGGTGCCGGTCAGTGGGTTGGTCCCGGTCGGCCCTCAACTGGCGGCCGACCGGTTCACGTACATCCCGCACATCGGCTTGTTCATTGCGGTCGTCTGGTCGGCCAATGCCGTTCGGGTTCGGACCGGCGGCGCGTGGCCGGTGGCGGCGGGGATCGCCGGGGTCGTGTTGCTCGGGGCCGTCGTCGTCGGCCGGGGCCAACTCGGGTATTGGGCGAGTAGCCGGGCCATGTGGGAACACACGGCCGAAGTCACGGACGAGAACTGGATAGCCCACACCCACCTCGGCATCTTGCTCCGCAGCGAAAAGAAACCGCGCGAGGCCGAAAAGCACCTCCGGACCGCGTTGGAATTCGCCCCCGATCAACCAGACGCGCACTTCGAACTCGGGCTGATCTGTGCGGCCGGCGATCGCCTCCAGGAAGCCGCCACCCACTTCGAGGCGACGCTCCGCTCCGAGCCCAACCGATCTCAAGCGCACGCGAACCTCGCCATAGCGCTGTTCCAACTGGGGCGAGAAAACGACGCCGCGATACACATGCGGACCGCCCTCGAACTCGATCCGAACTCCGCCGACTTTCACTTCAGCCAGGGCATGATGTTCGAGATGAAAGGCGACCGGACAGCCGCGCATCGACACTTTTCCGAGGCCGCGCGCCTCAACCCGAACGACAAAGCGGCCCGCGCCGCGGCGGCGCGAACCGGGCCGCCGTGATCGTGCAGTAGCACGGGCACTTCGCGAAAGGCCAATGGCTCGATGTCGAGGTCTTGTGTACCCGACTTTTGGCCCTCGATCCGAACCGACATCCTGTTCGAGTGTGGGTGGTGTAAATTCCAGCAGTTATTGGTTCCGAAAATTGGTAAGCGAACTGGAAAGAAGGGCCAGCCGTTCTGCTCCCGAACACGTGTACAATAACGCCATCGGGCTTAACACCCGGACGGAGATACAAGCTCCCGAGACGGGCGATTCTTACAATTCTGGCTAAAAGCACATGGAAACGGTGATCCGTAACGTCGGCGATCTCGACACCAAAGACCGCTCGGCTTTGGAGCGCGTGGTCGGGCATCACTTGCAGGACGGCCAGAAGGTCGTGATCCAACTCGTAAATCCTGCTGTAACTTCCCGCGAAATCGTACCCAATGTCGCGGGCACGCAGCTACCATACTGGTGTCGAGTCTACGACGGCCTGACTGACGAACAGATCGGCGATCTCGACCGAAGTATCGTCCGCTCCCAATCTAGCCGTGACATCGCCTGATATGGACGCCGCCCTACTCGACACCGACATCCTTTCGGAAGTCATCAAGCAACGAAACGCAACGATCATCGCTAAAGCTGTTGCTTACCTCGGGCAACACGGGCCGTTCATCATTTCGGCGTTCAGCCGATTTGAAGTCCGGCGCGGCTACCTCCACAAGAACGCGGGACAGCAACTCGTCCGGTTCGCGGTGTTTTGCAGCCATTCGGTCGTCCTTCCGGTGACCGACGCCGTTTTAGATCGGGCTGCATATCTCTGGGCAGAAGCACGACACGGCGGACATTCTTGCGGTGACGCCGATCTCAGTATCGCGGCATCGGCACTCGAACACGGCCTTGTTCTCGTTACGGGCAACCTCCGCCACTTTGCCTGGGTAACCGGCCTGAAGATCGAAGACTGGCGGACCCCGTGAGTGTGGGCGGGTTGCCACAAGTGTTTCCTACTCACCGTTGACCGTCTCTGGCGTCACAGTCCCGCTCGTATTCGGTTCCTGGTTTGTGTCCGCCCTCTTCGTTCTCGAAGCCTCGTTCCTATTGTGCTTCACTACACTATTCCGATACCTACCTGCCGAAGTCCTTTCCCAGCCGGAGCCCCACATGTCGGAGTTGCGAACCGTTCTCGTTCTCCTATTGACCGCGTGCGCCGCGGTCGCGAAACCACCGGGAGCACTGCCCACGCACCAGCCGGACTGGAAGGTCGAGGTCGTGGCCGAGGCGCCCAAACTCCTTCACCCGTCGGTCGTCTGCTGCGCCCCGGACGGGCGGGTCTTCGTCGCCGAAGACCCGATGGACATGGGCAACGACTCCGAAAAGCCGACCGACCGCATCCTCTGCTTTCACCCGGGCGGCAAGGTCACGGTGTTCGCCGAGAAACTGCACGCCGTCTTCGGCCTCGCCTACGTGGACGGCAAAGTTTACGTCCACCACTGCCCCAAGTTCAGCGTCTTCACCGACGACGACGGTGTGGGTAAGGACCGCAAGGACTTGATCGCCACCACCAACCCGCGGCCGAACACCGGGTTCAACGACCACATCCCGTCCAACATCCGGCTCGGCATGGATGGGTGGCTCTACATGAGTACCGGGGACAAGGGGATTTACGGAGCGGTCGGGACGGACGGCAGCAAAGCCCAGATTTACGGCGGCGGCGTCCTCCGGTTCCGCCCGGACGGTAGCCATCTGGAGGTCTACTCGTCCGGCACCCGGAACCACCTGGACGTGGCCGTCACCGCCGAGGACGAAATCTTCACTTACGACAACACGGACGACGGCAACGGCTGGTGGACGCGGGTGACGCACATGGTCGACGGCGGGTTTTACGGCTACCCGTGGGACTACAAGCCCCAGCGGCCGTACACGCTCTGGATGATGACCGACTACGGCGGCGGCTCCCCGACCGGGGCGATCGCCTACAACGAGGACGCCCTGCCGGCCAAGTACCGCGGCAACCTGTTCTTCTGCGAGTGGGGCCGCAAGCAGTTCCTCCGCCTGACCGTCGAGCGGAACGGCGGGACGTACAAGATCGCGAACCGCGAAGACTTTCTGACCGGCGGACCGAGCGAGTTCCGCCCGGTCGGGGTGGCGGTCTCGCCGGACGGCATGAGCCTCTACGTGACCGACTGGAACTACGGCGGCTGGAAGCAGAACGTCCAGGTCGGGCGGTTGCTGAAGGTGACGTACACCGGCAAGAGCGAGGCCGCGCCGAAGCCGGAGTGGTTCGTCCCCGCGGCGATGGGCAAGAAGTTCGAGGCGAAGACCGCGGAACTGGTCGCCGGTTTGAAGCACCCGGCTCAGAGCGTCCGCCTCGTCGCCCAGCGTCGGCTCGCCGACCGCGGTCAGGAAGCCATCGAGCCGGTCACCGCCCTGCTGAACGACGCCAAAGCCCCGGCGTTCGCCCGCTGGAGCGCGATCTGGACTCTGGACGCAATTGACGGCGGTAAGAGCAGCCGGACGGCGATCATCGCCGCGTTGAAAGACGACGACGCTTCCGTTCGTCGTCAGGCGGCCCGGCAACTCGGCACGCGGGCGGCGAGGGAAGCCACCAGCGAGTTGACGAAACTGCTCGTCGGTGAGGACGCCTCGGTCCGCTTCCAGGCGGCAGCAGCCCTCGGACGAATCGGGGACAAGGCCGCTGTCCCGGCCCTGCAATCGGCCCTCGGGCAGTCCGACTTGTTCAGCCGATACGCCGCGTTTACCGCGTTGAACCGGATCGGCCGGGCCGACCCGTCGGCCTGGCCGGCGATCGTGGCCGGGCTCGCCAGCGAGGCGTCCGCCATTCGGGAGGGCAGTCAATTTGCCCTGCGGGAAACGTATGTCGAGGGGCTGGCCGTCGCGCTGGCGGCGTTCGCCGCGGACGCGAAGCACCCGGCCGAAGCCCGCGCGGCCGCCGTCGCAGCGCTGGCCGCCTTGCACCGCAAGCCACTGCCCTGGAACGGGCAGTGGTGGGGCACCCAGCCGGTCCGGTCGCCGCGACCGGCCGGAGTCGATGCGTGGGCGGGAACGCCGGTCGCGCTCAAGGCCGTCCGCGACTCGCTTAAGTCCGACGACGCCATTCTGCGGCGGGCGGCCATCGAAGCCGTCGCCGTGGTCAAGGACGCAGACTCGGCCGCCGCTCTGGTGCCTGCATTCCCGAAAGAATCCGACCCCGAAGTTAAGCGGGCGATTCTCCGGGCGCTGGCCGCGGTCAAGTCTCCGGCCGCCGCGGATCTCGTGGCGAGCTTGTTGGCGAAGCCGGGTGAAACCCCCGACTTACTGGCGGACGCCGTCGCGGCCGCCGGGCAGATCGGCGGCGCGAAGATGACCGAGGCGCTGACGTCGTTCATCGCCTCACAAGCCCCGCCCGTGGCGGTCGCTTCTGCCATCGAGTTTCTTGGTACGCAAAAGGCGACCGCCGCGGTGCCGACCATCGCCGCCCGGTTGACCCACGCCGACGCGAAGGTCCGCACGGCTGCCGTGGCCGCGCTGGCCGCGATCGGCGGCGAGCCGGCCGCGAAGGCGCTGGTGTCGATGCTCGCCGATAAGAAGCCCGACGTTCGCCGGGCCGCGATCGGTGCGCTGGCCGTCGTAAAAAGCAAGTCGGCCATCGAGCCCTTGTTGAAGGCGTTCGCCGACCCGGACACGCGGTTCGAAGCCGTCGCCGCGCTGGCCGCGACGCCGGACATCCGCGCGTTTGACGCTTACCTCGAAGGGCTCGGGAGCAAGAACGCGACCGTCCGCGACGAGTGCCGCAAGGCTGTCACCGCCATCCGCGTCGCGGCCCTGCCGAAGATCGACACGCGACTCGACCAGACGCCGCCGCTGTCGCAGGCGGTTGTGGGCGAACTCCAGCGGGTCTACTCGACGGCCGCCCCGATCCGGTCGTGGCGGGTTCTCGGTGCGTTTACCCGGGAAGCGAAACCCCCGTTCGACCCAACCACCCCGACGTTGGACGCCGAGTACAAGGACGCGAACGGCAAGCCGGTGCGCTGGAAAGCGACCCGCACCGACGCGGGTGGCAAGGTCAACCTGCTCCGGCAGGGCTTCTCGCTGACGGGCGATGCGTCGGCTTACGCCTACGCCGAGATCGATTCGAAGACGGCCCGCGCGGTCGAGATGATCGCCGGGAGCGACGACGGGTTAACCGTTTGGGTGAACGGAAAGCAGGTGTTCGAGGTGAAGGGCGACCGCGGGTACAACGCCGACGCCTTCCACATCAAGGCGAACCTGACCGCCGGCCGCAACGTGATTCTCGCGAAGATCACCCAGGGCGGCGGCCCGTGGGAGTTTTCGATCG from the Fimbriiglobus ruber genome contains:
- a CDS encoding DUF1559 domain-containing protein; amino-acid sequence: MRSFAASSGFRTRRAFTLIELLVVIAIISILISLLLPAVQKAREAAARIQCSNNLRQIGIAYLSYEVDRRVLPSVGFNNQSTATPVWPAPDTSNLQSVFTQLLPYVEHNDVYQSFGAPKSGYNFSSSNVPAAQNAINTFLCPSNPLRATTGADSLGFGLTDFAPVAACQINPAWTPGGPLRGFYPGGATPPAFPGIQDFGAFIDPPGPVTQILDGTSNTIGIVEMAGRTEHFGTSTVTDPNAGGATADLLPSGGTKVNVWRWGEPQSATTISGPPIGTAPANTKILNNNARPLGGPTTCPWTAQDCGPNGEPFSFHGNGVNVVFMDGHVTFIRDDIDPITIRRLLTASEGIASGYLDQ
- a CDS encoding DUF1559 domain-containing protein encodes the protein MRLSTLRRGARKGFSLIELLVVIAIIALLIALLLPAIQKAREAAARTTCANNMRQIGIGLHTYHDNNRCFPASGEALAASGQGTAFYTQSMFTHLLPYVEHNDIYQLFDDLTLPYNATPGNIAAAQSVIQEFLCPTNPLRPRTGTDSLGFGYCDYMPIAYTNLSSTPSVSLTASTGGVPLGSTTGIGRWPGALNANYANSVNAVATTAFPGGQVTINDPNAPASLVGAGGNGMFIVNTQKVAAALPNITTANNGAQGPVQSDIIDGLAHTIAMVEDVGRVEGLGTPHYLDGVGAQLPASNSGHRAAWRWAEPDTANGVSGPNSASPSVTYGQKNFKVINNFNVPIGGPAQCPWTVTNCGPNDEAFSFHANGCNVLFCDGHVTFMRDDVDSATFLRLLTPIEGVAPPTVDF
- a CDS encoding tetratricopeptide repeat protein, with the translated sequence MTHDPVAEVPPLSLPGGGTTDRSYDLHFRAATAALQRCDYNLAAAEYTHCVQLDPSRAEAFARRGDVWKVLGRYDVAIADYSQYMRVDPRSEAVVFGRGQLFAFLDRHKDAVADFDTAIEINPANAAAYLSRGQSRARFGDAPGAAADFGRAIELAPGNGVAYLERGTALIDLQQYKEAIGDLTRAVQLNPFLGAAVARRAEAHGKLGQYELAAADLSEALRLDPLNPQLYAIRGDIHLRLKSVEAALQDYAEALRLAPGNPDLLARRGMVCLEAKRYDEAAADLTEVLRLVPGKPEWLRARGEARLQKGEPDLALADFSEAARKAPNYGPAYLGQARVCISRGDFGMAIPYLDRAAELAPNLAEVFYQRARCHLNQDRAALAEIDAARAIELTPDDPAPRQLRAEIAIRGERYEEAYDDLANLVRLTPNDPAVFLLRGKLEFRRKRLDAAVQDLTITLKMNPSLTEALAERATVFRAQRRHYDALNDLISAVHQNPKYSAEYLVQRGIVHGSQGEYNRAIADFLVALQLDPENKGAAKGKELVSQLRDQQGPHGPAQGADDQHAEAERVLSGDAGGPKRVTHWKSPVQPRGVPGGSVPGGGGQRLGAAAARLPQTARVPRTSRIPKPKPRPIEAPAEVVPDEEPVVVAYDPSFEAEGAVALADPDVTVEREPRTARTALKARKPVSTKLKDKPDTRKPAPTRSEKSAPTRPAAPALEPLSTKLAAPPLKPAGFPNKTATSQALRPKKKAAKAKQSFWKGLFKPADDEEESKLRKYGKFAVIPIGLLAGAFTLYNALGLGEPSLDDIIKKGKTFSVPVAATVTAEQLWSESEKDSRKYATKYVEVSGAVRKVISEPRKNAVVLESPNANFGVEVDFNTKDDVQAIKAGDKVVMTGEVQPKQANANLSLRDGRVKPKQ
- a CDS encoding type II toxin-antitoxin system VapC family toxin, whose translation is MTSPDMDAALLDTDILSEVIKQRNATIIAKAVAYLGQHGPFIISAFSRFEVRRGYLHKNAGQQLVRFAVFCSHSVVLPVTDAVLDRAAYLWAEARHGGHSCGDADLSIAASALEHGLVLVTGNLRHFAWVTGLKIEDWRTP
- a CDS encoding tetratricopeptide repeat protein; amino-acid sequence: MGIATEKAPGGSRNPLAIGFGLVVLTLVAYWGVWNFGFFSYDDDQYVFNNPAVRGGLGPAGWVYAWTSFDMGHWQPVTWLSFELDATLFGVRPAAYHATNLTLHVCNVLLVFAVLRKLSGAVWRSALVAALFAVHPMHVESVAWVSERKDVLSTLFFLLTLLAYAWYAERPSWRRLAAVSAAMAAGLLAKTMLVTLPFVLLLLDYWPLRRLTPFGVSAARVDPGPEGIARPFGRLLLEKLPLFALAIAGCVMAIVPQPAAGALTALPLEARLQNACTAYGMYLWKTAVPNDLAVLYPRTTNYPQVAESVGIAALVLAITGAALVTGRRYPYVAVGWCWFVGALVPVSGLVPVGPQLAADRFTYIPHIGLFIAVVWSANAVRVRTGGAWPVAAGIAGVVLLGAVVVGRGQLGYWASSRAMWEHTAEVTDENWIAHTHLGILLRSEKKPREAEKHLRTALEFAPDQPDAHFELGLICAAGDRLQEAATHFEATLRSEPNRSQAHANLAIALFQLGRENDAAIHMRTALELDPNSADFHFSQGMMFEMKGDRTAAHRHFSEAARLNPNDKAARAAAARTGPP